The Rhizobium rosettiformans genomic sequence CCCAGGTGGTCACCGCGCCGCGGCGTCCGGTGACAGCCGCCCAGCCCGTTCCGCCCAAAACCGTCGAACCGACGGCCCCGCCGCCGGTGCAGCAGGCGAATTTCGATCCGGGCCTGGTCATGGAAATCCAGCGCGGCCTGTCCAACATGGCCTACAAGAACATCCGCATCGACGGCGTGCCGGGCGATGACACCCGTGCTGCGATCCGTCGCTTCGAGCGCCACTACCAGCTGCCGGAAACGGGCGAGCCGAGCGCGGCCGTCTTGAAGAAGCTGAAATCCATCGGCGCCCTCTGATAATGCGCCCCTGAAGCGGCGGCGTTTCAGTCCGTCCAGGGCAGCAAGCCCTGATGGGGCGAGACCGGCGCCGTGAAGCTTTCCGGGTGCAGGCTCTCTCCCGCCTCGATACGCTCATAAAGCGACAGATAGCGCGCGGTCATGCGCTCCGCCGTGAAATTCTCCTGGAAATGCCCGTGGATCGCCGCGCGGTCGAACCGGCCGATATCGCGGATCGCCTCCGCCAGCACGTCGCCCTTGTCCGAAAGGCAGCCCACATGCTCCGGCACCAGTTCCGGCACCGACCCGTAGGGCGTGGCAAAGACCGGAAGCCCGAAATACATCGCCTCAATCACCGCAAGCCCGAAGGGTTCGTGCCAGCGCACCGGAAACAACAGGCCGGCCGACCGCCCGAGCACTTCAGCCTTGCCGGCGTCGTCGACCATGCCGTGAAAGCGTGCATTGGGATCGAGCGTCAGCCGCAGCCCCATCTTCAGGTTCAGGCGATAGCCGCCAAGCACGTCGAGCCGACGTCCGGCCTTCCGCGCCACCCGGATCGCGCCGCGCACATTCTTCACCTTCCAGGCCGCCTTGGCGAGGAAGGCGAGGGACTTACCGTCATGGGCAAGGTCAGGCACAGGATAAACGCGCGGATCGAGCCCATTATGCACGAAGGCGGCACCGCCATGCCGTGCGGCATGATTGGCGGAGACGAAGATCGAGTTGCGATGCAGCCGGGCACCCGCCGCATTGCCATGGATCGTCTGGCAGGCCTTGCCGTCGAAATCGGGATCCAGCCCGACATGGCTGTGAAACACATCCGCCTCGCGCGGGATCTGCGCCTCGAGCGGCCGATCGGGATCGAAAACCGTAAGCGGTCCGTAGTGCCACGTCGAACCCGCCGGGCCCAGAAGTCCGACGACGTGACCCTTTTCGGCAAGCGCGCGGCCAAGCCAGGCGATGATGCGCTCCGTGCCGCCGTAACGCAGGGCCGGAATACGGGTATGAGTGGCGAGAACGATGTGCATGGCGGTCCTGGGTCAACTTTGCTGTGACCTAACATGCCGTGTCCTGCTCGGGCAATTCTCCGCAGGCGGGCAGGGCGGACGAGCATCGGCTGTTCACCGGACTTTCGTCTAGGTGAATTTTCGCAGTCCCTAACGAAAGGCCTCATTAATCATACCAACTGTATACTCCGTCAATTGGAGGAGGATGATCCATGACTGCTGCGATGAACGCGCGATACGATGACGACCACCAACTGGATGCGACGGAGACCCTGCGGCATCAGGAGATCGATGCTGCCACCTTGCGCGGCATCGTCCAGCGCCTGGCCGAAGAGGCCTCGACGCTCGGCGTCGATCTCGTCGATATCGCCGGAGCGATCCAGGACGTCGCCGGTATTTCCAAACGCCATGCGGTGACTTTCGACGGCATTACCCGAACAGCGCTGTCGATCGCCGAAACCAATCGCGATGTCGCGAGCACCCTGCGCGAGACGGATCAGACCGCCGGCGAAGCCCGTCGAATGCTGACCGACAGCGCGACCCGCTTGACCGGCGCTGTCGACAAGATCGATCACATGGTCGAGACCTCGGAGGAAATCGGCACGGAGATCGGTAGCTTTTCGCAGTCGCTCGCCGAAGTCGACAAGGTCGCCGAAGAGATCGGCACCATCGCCCGCCAGACCAACCTGCTCGCCCTCAATGCCGCGATCGAAGCTGCCCGTGCAGGCGAGGCCGGAAAGGGCTTTGCCGTCGTTGCAGCCGAAGTCCGCGCGCTTGCGCTGCAGACCTCCCAGGCGACCGGCGCCATCCAGGAAACCCTGAACCAGATCCGCCAGAAGATCGTCCGCCTGACCGATGCCGGCCGAGGTGCCACCGCGAGCGCCCGTGACGTGCGCGAGACCTCCCAGGCGATGAACCAGTCATTCTCCGCCATGGAGCAGGTCATCACCCGCATTCTCGACGGCTCCTCCGCCATGGCCCAGACGACCGATCAGGTCGATCGCCAGTGCTCGGAATTCGTCGCAACCCTCAGCGACATGTCCGCAGAAGTCCGCCAGTCCGACCATCACCTGCAACAGACCGCAGGCCGCGTCGACAAGGTGGTGGCGCTCTCGGAAACCCTGATCCAGCTGACCGCGAGTGCCGGCATCCGTACCGCCGACAGCGACTGGATCGACACCGCCGTCGATGTCGCTGCCCGCATTTCGCAGGCCTTCCAGAATGCCGTCGATAGCGGCCGCATCCGAGCAAGCGATCTCTTCGACCGCAATTATCGTCCGATCCCGGGCACCGACCCGGTGCAGATGATGACCGGTTTCACCGAATTCACCGACCAGGTGCTGCCCGCGATCATCGAGCCGGTGGCGGGGTCTTCGGAGCGCATCGGCTTCTGTGCCGCGGTTGACGAAAATGGCTATCTGCCCACCCACAACAAGAAGTTCTCCGCCCCGCAGCGCCCGGGCGACACGGTGTGGAACACCGCCAACTGCCGCAACCGCCGCATCTTCAACGACCGCGTCGGCCTCTCCGCCGGCCGCTCCACCGCCCCCTTCCTCGTCCAGACCTACCGCCGCGACATGGGCGGCGGCAATTTTGTCCTGATGAAGGACATTTCCGCCCCGATCTTCGTCGCCGGCCGGCACTGGGGCGGATTGAGGCTGGCCGTGAAGGTGTAATCGCCCATGAACGTTGGCGCCGGTTAATCAAGATCGGCGTTTCCTCGGCCCGTGAAATCCAAGTCGACGCAGCGCGTCGGTTTTTCAGTCGGATCGCCCTTTCATTGTCTTGCGCAGGCAATGCAGATGCATTACTTTTGAGCCTTATTATCTGCGGGCCCGGCCATGACTGTGCGACCTGACGAGATTTCGAAGCTGACCGATCGGTACCAGACCACGGTTCCGACGGGTGTGCGAAAACAGTTGCAACTCCGTAAGGGCGACCAGATCCGCTATCGTACGGACTCGAGCGGCCGAGTATATATCGAAGCTGTGGCCGAAGAGCGCGATCCCGCTCTGGGCGCATTCCTGGATCTGCTGGAACGCGATGTGATGGATCATCCCGAACGGCTGAAGCCGATGGAGGGAGCGCTGGTGCAGCGGATCGGAGCACTGGTCGGAGATGTCGCCGTCGATCTCGACGCGCCACTGTCGCCGGAAGATGAGTGAGCTCGGCGCGCCCTTCACGGCCAGTGGCTGGGCCGTCTATGCCCACCCCCTTTTTCTCGATCAGTTGCTGACCCTTGCGGACGAAGTCGAAGCGCGAAAGCGCCGCGATCCGGAGACTTGGCGTGAGAAGAATGCTTCGAAGCGGCTGGCCGCGA encodes the following:
- a CDS encoding type II toxin-antitoxin system PrlF family antitoxin; its protein translation is MTVRPDEISKLTDRYQTTVPTGVRKQLQLRKGDQIRYRTDSSGRVYIEAVAEERDPALGAFLDLLERDVMDHPERLKPMEGALVQRIGALVGDVAVDLDAPLSPEDE
- a CDS encoding methyl-accepting chemotaxis protein → MTAAMNARYDDDHQLDATETLRHQEIDAATLRGIVQRLAEEASTLGVDLVDIAGAIQDVAGISKRHAVTFDGITRTALSIAETNRDVASTLRETDQTAGEARRMLTDSATRLTGAVDKIDHMVETSEEIGTEIGSFSQSLAEVDKVAEEIGTIARQTNLLALNAAIEAARAGEAGKGFAVVAAEVRALALQTSQATGAIQETLNQIRQKIVRLTDAGRGATASARDVRETSQAMNQSFSAMEQVITRILDGSSAMAQTTDQVDRQCSEFVATLSDMSAEVRQSDHHLQQTAGRVDKVVALSETLIQLTASAGIRTADSDWIDTAVDVAARISQAFQNAVDSGRIRASDLFDRNYRPIPGTDPVQMMTGFTEFTDQVLPAIIEPVAGSSERIGFCAAVDENGYLPTHNKKFSAPQRPGDTVWNTANCRNRRIFNDRVGLSAGRSTAPFLVQTYRRDMGGGNFVLMKDISAPIFVAGRHWGGLRLAVKV
- a CDS encoding glycosyltransferase: MHIVLATHTRIPALRYGGTERIIAWLGRALAEKGHVVGLLGPAGSTWHYGPLTVFDPDRPLEAQIPREADVFHSHVGLDPDFDGKACQTIHGNAAGARLHRNSIFVSANHAARHGGAAFVHNGLDPRVYPVPDLAHDGKSLAFLAKAAWKVKNVRGAIRVARKAGRRLDVLGGYRLNLKMGLRLTLDPNARFHGMVDDAGKAEVLGRSAGLLFPVRWHEPFGLAVIEAMYFGLPVFATPYGSVPELVPEHVGCLSDKGDVLAEAIRDIGRFDRAAIHGHFQENFTAERMTARYLSLYERIEAGESLHPESFTAPVSPHQGLLPWTD